The window TTCATATCTTTAGTTGCATTATGGTTAAGAACTCATAATGTAAGAAATCAAATAAAAATCCGATTAGATAATGGAGCAGAATTTTGTGGAGGAAGCGAAAAAAAGTTAAAGGAGTGGAATGAGATGCTGTCATTTCTTGAAGTAGAGCTTAATCCTATTCCACCTAAGGCAAAACATCTAATGGGTATAATTGAAAACTCACATAGTTCTGATGACGAGTATTTTTTGATGATTCATGCTGAAAGATGTAAAACAAAAGATGAATTTATGTTAAAAGCTCAAAGATGGCAGGATACATGGAATTTCTTCAAACCTCATAATGGTAAAGGAATGAATGGGAGGACACCATTTGAAAAATTCAATGATTCTAAAACTTTGGTTTTCTCCCATGTATTTCAATTTCCTACTTTACTTCTTGAAGACTTACTAAAGAAAGTGGAAACTTTTTATTCTCTATTCTGTAACAAATTAGGTGGTAAATATGTCTTCACCACGTGCCAAATCTTTCATAGTCTATATGCTTATCTAAATCTATATTCTTGTATTGTTTTATCATTGTTTGTTCCTCCTTTTGTTACAAAGCCACCAATACTTACAACCTCTACCATTCCTATTAAGCCATTCTGCCGATGACCGCACAGAATAGCGATTACAGAGAAGAAAGGGGATAGCCAACATGGTAAGTACCTGCTATTTATTCTGGCAAGCCTGTTCATTGACCCATTTTATAAAAGCTTCTTTGGGTATTAGAATTCGTCGCTGCCTAGCTAAGATTTTGGGAAAGTCCTTTCTGTGTACCAAAGTAAGTATTACATTGTAGCTTATTCCCAGCATTTGGGCAGCTTCTTTAATGCTTATGGTGAACTTCTCTATCTTTTCTTTTTGTGGTTGGGGATTGTAGATTTCCATCAGAATTGCCTCCTTTATGTTTCAATAATAATCAAAATAACGTTTCATTCTTCATCAATATTAATTATAATGTTTCATATAATTTTTGTCAATAAAAATGTTTCATTTTTATTTGTTCAATGTTATAATGTATTAAAAAGAAACATTATGGAGGTGATTAACTTGATGGAAGAAAATATTTTTGCTATGCGTTTAAAAGAGTTGCGTGAAAAAGCAAATTTAACTCAAAACGAATTAGCAGAAAAGCTTGGTATAGGAAGAGCTACTTTAAGTAATTATGAACTTGGCGTGAGAAAGCCAGATATTGATACTTTGCAAAAAATAGCTATGTATTTTGATGTTTCAAGCGATTATCTTCTTGGAATTTCCTCAATAAAGAAAAGAGATTTTTTAAATTCATTGGGGAAAATTACAAAAGAGGAAAACATTAAAGAACTGAAAGACTTTTTTAAGAATAAGGAAAACGTAAAAGCTTATTTTGAATATATAGTTTCATTGTTTGAACCTCTATTAAAAGTAATTTCTATTTATGAAGACGAAAAAATTTTAGTTGATAAATATGATGAAATAAAGAAAAACTTTTTAGATCTTTTTATGCCAATTTTGGATATGTTAGAGGCTTTATTAATAATTTCTTATAAAAAGAGTTATCCTTTTATACTAAACACAAATGTATTTGATGATGCGCTTTTGTTTTTAAAAGATAAAAAATCAAAATTTTTCATTTTTGATATACCAACATTGATTAACGAAACACACGAAATAGTAAAGATGTTTGTAGAACAGTTGAGTGGTAAGTCAAAAGCAATTTCAGATAATAGTTATGCACTATACAATTTTTTCTATGAAAATATTACAGATTTACAAGAAAAACTATTAATGACTGTAGGAGTACTTTGGCAAATTTCCCAAAATAAAGATTTAAAATCTATTAAAGAAGGTGAATCCAATGGAAGCCAGAATACCTAAAATATACACGTATGCAGACTATCTTCAGCTGCCACAAGACGCAAGGGTAGAGCTCATTGATGGCGTTATTTATGATATGAGCCCTGCACCTTCAAGAACACATCAGAAAATAGTGGTGGAGTTGACAACAGTAATAAATAACTATCTTAAAGCAAGTAAAAAGTTTTGCGAAATATATACAGCCCCATTTGATGTAGTCCTAATAGAGGAAGGGCAGGATGAAAAGCAAGCAACAAACGTTGTTCAGCCTGATATTTCAATTATTTGCGACAAGAGAAAGCTTACTGATAAAGGCTGTGTTGGAGTTCCTGAGATGATAATTGAGGTTGTATCTGAGAGCAATTTTTCGCATGACTATATCCGAAAACTCAATCTTTATACACAATTTAGGGTCAAAGAATACTGGATTGTCAACCCTAAGAATCAAACAATCTTGGTATATAGACTTAAAGACAATGAAGATTATCTGCCACCAGAAGCTTACACATTCAATGATAAAGTCAAAGTTGGTATCTTTGAAGACCTTATAATAGACTTTGCTCAAATAAAAGAGGTGTTATAAAATGCCTACCAAACATTATTCCAAACCTCAAAACCCTTGAAAACAACTGGCGCGCCCAGGAGGACTCGAACCCCCAACCCTCAGATCCGTAGTCTGATGCTCTATCCAATTGAGCTATGGGCGCGCATCTGCTTTTCAATTGTTAGATAAAAAATAAAGCCCTTTTTTACAGGGCCTTATTTGCTTTTTAACTGGTGCCGAGAGCGAGACTCGAACTCGCACGGGCATAACGCCCACTACCCCCTCAAAGTAGCGTGTCTGCCAATTCCACCATCTCGGCACCTCATCGACTTTGCAATATATATTATAAAGGGCACTTTTGAGTTTGTCAATAACATTTTTCAGATTTGAATCTTTTAATCTACAAATCAGAACCTTTCGAAGACTTGGTCATTGGTTGTTTTATTGTCCATAATATAATCCATTTGAACCAATAGTGGATATTTATTAAAACCTTTAACATTTGTTTTGTTAAAAAATTCAAATTTGTGGTATGATTATTATGCAAGGATAAAAACTTCTAAAAGGAGGAGGAAGATGTTCAGAGAATTTTTTAAAGACTCATTCTACTTTGCCCAAAAATATTATGCTTACATTTTCGGGTTGATTACTTTGAATATGATAATTGCAGCTGTTAGTATGATACCCCTTGCTATCCTAATTATGCTATTTGGAATGTTTTTGGGAGTAAATTTTAATAAATCATTTAATTCAGACTTTTCTACTTTTTCGGGTGCAGTTGCAGGTTTTATAGTGCTATCTTTTATACTGTTTCTCGTGTGGATGTTTTTGCTTATAGTATTTGTTCAGTATCCTTTTATAAAGACCATGATTGAAATTACGCGCGACAAGCAAATAGTCAAACGTCCATTTGAAATATACTTTCAAGCTATAAAAGAAAAGAATTTTACTGTGGGCTTGAGATTAATAGGTTTGCAGATTTTGATAATGATAATACTGCTTCCTATTGTAGTTGTTGTAGGGCTTTTAGGATTTGCAGCTACAAAAGTAGATATCGCAATTATAAAAGTTATTCTTTTTATCCTGTGCATAGTTGGTGTTATCTTTATGTTTTATGTTATGATAAGAATTTTGTATTCTCAAACTTCCTTGATTGACAAGAGATTTGGTGTTATGGAAAGTTTAAAGTTTAGTGTAGAAATTACGAATAAAAAAGTAGGATTCATTTTACTTATAATTTTGTACACAACAGGCATCAACGCAATATTACAAATTCCATTAACTGTGATAGATTTTATGGCAAAAGATTTGACAGAAACTCATATGCTCTCAGTGGGAATATTTTCTGTAATCTTAATGGTGGTTTACTTTGCTATTTTGCCATATTTGACACTTCTGCAATACCTTCCTTACAACATGCTTTTAAAAAGATGGGAAGATGAACAAAATCAAAATGTCTATGTAATGGGGTAATAAAGTAAAAATCCCAGTTCCTTTGAAAGGGACTGGGATTTATCTAACTTCCACAACAACCTCTTGAGCCTGAACAGGTGCTACAACTGCTACTTTTTGCACCGCTTCCTGCAGATAGCCCAATGTTTATTTTTGAATAATCTCTTGTGACATCATTTGATGCACATTTTGGACACCTAACTTTAAGACCGTTTGAGATTTCTGAAATGGACGTTCTTATTTCAAAAACTTCTTGGCAGCTGTTGCAAACGAATGTGTAAAACATCTCTTTGGTCACCTTCATCCAAAATTTTTGCTATCTAATATAGTATAGTGCAAAAGGACTTTAAAATCAATAGGGCTAAAAACAGGATACATCCTAATTTTCCTGCAGAATAGATGGCGGTGTGTACACTCTTGTTGAAAGTTCTTTATCCAGAAATAGAAGTCCGCTTGGGTCTTCTTTTATGAATTTCAGCTTTCTTAAAATCTTGTCCATTGTTTCTTCTTCCTCAGCTTGTTCGTTTATAAACCATTGCAAAAAATTGTGTGTAGTGAGGTCTTTTTCATCCAAAGCTGCCTTAGCAATCTCATGAATGGAAGAGGTTATAAACCGTTCATGTGAAAGTGCAAGTTCAAAAACTTCTGTAGGCGACGAATAATCTATTTTTGGTTGTTTGAGTTCTTTTAAAATTACTCTTCCGCCTATTTTGTTTATATAGTCAAATATCAATCTTGCATGGTCAAGCTCTTCTTTTGTCTGGACCATAAAAAAGTGAGCAAAACCATCTAAATTTTGTGAGGCAAAATACGCTTCCATTGCTGTATAAAAGTATGCTGAGAATAGTTCTTTGTTTAACTGTTCATTTAACATCTCAAGGATTTTTTCATTTCTCATTTGGACTGCACCTCTCATATTTTAAATTTTGATTTTCAATCATATTAATACCCTTTCAAATATAAAAAATAACACTATATTTTTTGCTAAGTTGTGGTATAATTAATTATGAAAAGATGGCATCGACAAGATTGTCGAGCCATACTTTTAAGATTCCTTAATATTTGAAAGTTTAAGATCAAAAAAATTAAAAAGCTGCCCTGATTTTTAAAGAACAGGGACTGCATATGAATTTGAAGACAAAATTTTTTCAAGCAAAGAAAAGGCAGACTCTGTTCTGCCTTTTTTAGTTTTATATGGAGGTATTTTGAAGTGAAAATAGGTTTTTATGGGGCATCTAAAGCCGGAATTTCTCTTGCGCTTTATTTCAAAGAGCATGGGCTTGAGATTACAGGGTTTTATAACAGAACCTATGAAAAAGCCACAAAAGCTTCTTCTATGACAAAAACGCAGGTATTTGAAAATCCTGAAGATCTTGTAGAGGCTTCTGATGTGATTTTTATAGCTATTTCTGATACATTTATAGAAGAAGTTTCTAAAAACCTTTATTCACCGTATTTGTCACAAAAGGTGCTCGGACACTTGTCAGGTGCGCTGACCTCTGATGCTATTAAAGCCAAGTGCAAAGGGAAATTTTCTCTTCATCCTATTCAGACTCTGAGAGGGCAGCCTGAAGATGTCCAGCTCTTAAAAAAAGCGGTATTTTCTTTAGAAGGCGATGATGAAGGTAAAAAGATTGCTAAGATAATTTTGCAGAAAATAGGGAATAAATATATAGAGCTCAAAAAAGAGGACAAAGTAGTTTATCATCTTGCAGCAACAGTTGCTTCAAATTACCTTATAGCTCTTTTGAACTTTTCATATTTGCTTTATAAAAAAATTGGACTCGAAGATGAGGTCATTTTTTCTATAATAAAGCCTCTTTCTTCTGCATCACTTGAAAATTTTTCAAAGGATAGACTTAACTGTTTGACAGGACCTGCCGCAAGAGGCGATGTTTTGACACTTCAAAAACACTATAATGCTTTGCCAGATGAAAAGAAAACTACTTTTTTAGAACTTTTAAAGCTTGCGGCAGATCTGATACTTGAAAAGGGCGATGAAGATGTCTACAAAAAACTTCAGCAATTTATAAATTATGTAAGGTGGTGAAAAAATGAACAAGGTGACAACCAAGACGCTTTTTGAAAAAAAGCAAAAGGGCGAAAAGATTACCATGCTTACTGCTTATGACTATACATTTGCAAAAATATTTGATAGCTGCTTTGTTGATATCCTGCTTGTTGGCGATTCTCTCGGTATGGTGATCCTTGGCTATGACTCTACAATTCCTGTCACAATGGATGATATGGAGCACCATGTTAAGGCAGTTAGCAGAGGGGCAAAATATTCTATGGTTGTTGCCGACATGCCGTTTTTGTCATACCACACCACAACAGAAGATGCTGTGAAAAACGCAGGAAGGTTAATTCGTGCAGGTGCTTATGCAGTCAAGATGGAAGGCTGCGACGATGTCTATGAAAAGATAGAAGCTGTCATAAAAGCCCAGATACCTGTTATGGGACATTTGGGGTTGACACCCCAGTCTGTCAACATCTTTGGTGGCTATGACCTTCGCGCAAAGGAGGAAGATGAAGCACAAAAGCTTGTGGAAGATGCTAAAAAACTTGAGAAAGCTGGGGTATTCGCAATTGTGCTTGAAAAGGTACCAGCTCATGTTGCAAGACAGGTTCAAAGAAGCGTAAAAGTACCTGTAATTGGAATAGGAGCAGGACCATACTGTGACGGTCAGGTACTTGTGTGCTATGATATGCTTGGTATGTATGAAGATTTCAAGCCAAGGTTTGTAAAAAGATATGCTGAGGTAGGGAATATAATCAAAGATGCTGTAACAAGGTACATTGAAGAGGTAAAAAAAGGAGAATTTCCAGGAAAGGAGCACAGTTACTGATGGTTGTAATAGAAAAGATTCAAGAAATGAAAGAGATTGTAAAAAGACTTAAAAAAGAAGGCAAATCAATAGGTTTTGTTCCAACAATGGGGTATCTGCACGAAGGGCATTTGAGTTTGGTAAGGCTTTCTAAACATCAAAATGATATCACTATTATGAGCATATTTGTAAATCCTATTCAGTTTGGACCTAATGAGGATTATGACAGATACCCGCGCGACTTTGAAAGAGATAAAAACCTTGCCCAAAAAGAAGGTGTTGATTATATATTTTATCCATCTGTGGAAGAGATGTATCCTAATGATTTTAAAACAGTTGTATCAGTGAAGAAAATAACAGAGATAATGTGCGGAAAGTCAAGACCAGGTCATTTTGACGGTGTTGCAACAGTCGTATTAAAGCTGTTTAACATTGTGAACCCTGACAGAGCATACTTTGGGCAAAAGGATGCTCAGCAACTTGCAGTCATAAAGCAGATGGTAAAAGACCTAAATCTTGATGTTGAAATAGTTCCATGCCCGATTGTTCGTGAGCAAGATGGTCTTGCAATGAGCTCGAGAAATGTA is drawn from Caldicellulosiruptor diazotrophicus and contains these coding sequences:
- a CDS encoding helix-turn-helix domain-containing protein, translated to MEIYNPQPQKEKIEKFTISIKEAAQMLGISYNVILTLVHRKDFPKILARQRRILIPKEAFIKWVNEQACQNK
- a CDS encoding helix-turn-helix domain-containing protein, whose protein sequence is MEENIFAMRLKELREKANLTQNELAEKLGIGRATLSNYELGVRKPDIDTLQKIAMYFDVSSDYLLGISSIKKRDFLNSLGKITKEENIKELKDFFKNKENVKAYFEYIVSLFEPLLKVISIYEDEKILVDKYDEIKKNFLDLFMPILDMLEALLIISYKKSYPFILNTNVFDDALLFLKDKKSKFFIFDIPTLINETHEIVKMFVEQLSGKSKAISDNSYALYNFFYENITDLQEKLLMTVGVLWQISQNKDLKSIKEGESNGSQNT
- a CDS encoding Uma2 family endonuclease, which translates into the protein MEARIPKIYTYADYLQLPQDARVELIDGVIYDMSPAPSRTHQKIVVELTTVINNYLKASKKFCEIYTAPFDVVLIEEGQDEKQATNVVQPDISIICDKRKLTDKGCVGVPEMIIEVVSESNFSHDYIRKLNLYTQFRVKEYWIVNPKNQTILVYRLKDNEDYLPPEAYTFNDKVKVGIFEDLIIDFAQIKEVL
- a CDS encoding FmdB family zinc ribbon protein, whose product is MFYTFVCNSCQEVFEIRTSISEISNGLKVRCPKCASNDVTRDYSKINIGLSAGSGAKSSSCSTCSGSRGCCGS
- a CDS encoding ferritin, whose amino-acid sequence is MRNEKILEMLNEQLNKELFSAYFYTAMEAYFASQNLDGFAHFFMVQTKEELDHARLIFDYINKIGGRVILKELKQPKIDYSSPTEVFELALSHERFITSSIHEIAKAALDEKDLTTHNFLQWFINEQAEEEETMDKILRKLKFIKEDPSGLLFLDKELSTRVYTPPSILQEN
- a CDS encoding Rossmann-like and DUF2520 domain-containing protein, with the translated sequence MKIGFYGASKAGISLALYFKEHGLEITGFYNRTYEKATKASSMTKTQVFENPEDLVEASDVIFIAISDTFIEEVSKNLYSPYLSQKVLGHLSGALTSDAIKAKCKGKFSLHPIQTLRGQPEDVQLLKKAVFSLEGDDEGKKIAKIILQKIGNKYIELKKEDKVVYHLAATVASNYLIALLNFSYLLYKKIGLEDEVIFSIIKPLSSASLENFSKDRLNCLTGPAARGDVLTLQKHYNALPDEKKTTFLELLKLAADLILEKGDEDVYKKLQQFINYVRW
- the panB gene encoding 3-methyl-2-oxobutanoate hydroxymethyltransferase — protein: MNKVTTKTLFEKKQKGEKITMLTAYDYTFAKIFDSCFVDILLVGDSLGMVILGYDSTIPVTMDDMEHHVKAVSRGAKYSMVVADMPFLSYHTTTEDAVKNAGRLIRAGAYAVKMEGCDDVYEKIEAVIKAQIPVMGHLGLTPQSVNIFGGYDLRAKEEDEAQKLVEDAKKLEKAGVFAIVLEKVPAHVARQVQRSVKVPVIGIGAGPYCDGQVLVCYDMLGMYEDFKPRFVKRYAEVGNIIKDAVTRYIEEVKKGEFPGKEHSY
- the panC gene encoding pantoate--beta-alanine ligase, with protein sequence MVVIEKIQEMKEIVKRLKKEGKSIGFVPTMGYLHEGHLSLVRLSKHQNDITIMSIFVNPIQFGPNEDYDRYPRDFERDKNLAQKEGVDYIFYPSVEEMYPNDFKTVVSVKKITEIMCGKSRPGHFDGVATVVLKLFNIVNPDRAYFGQKDAQQLAVIKQMVKDLNLDVEIVPCPIVREQDGLAMSSRNVYLSEEERKSATILYRALNLAKEMIENGEKEVSKIKKAMEEMILKEKHTKIDYIEFVNYDTFEIISKIEGRVLIALAVFVGKARLIDNIVVEAK